A stretch of DNA from Campylobacter concisus:
CCAAAAGATCACCACAAAGCCTATAAAGCCAAAAATCGCCATAAAGACGATAAATTCATTTAACCCCCATGATCCAGCTAAATTTATTAATCCTGCTGTCTCTCTTATCTCGTCACTAAAATTTAAGCCGCTATTTTCCATCCGCTATCCCTATGCATTGTTTTAATAGATCCTCACACTTTAAAAAATAAATCATCTTTGCCTTGTGTGCTTCAAAGCTACCATCATTATTTGGCTTATCTGGCATTACAGCGTTGCAGCGCACTGGTGTTAGTTTTTCTTTGTAGATGATGGTTGGCTCTTTAAAAGCACAACCACAAAGAAGCATACCTAATGGTAATAAGCCTAATCGCATCATTTTCATCTCTCGCCCTCAAAGAATAACTCCTGGTAAGCCTTTAGCTTGGCCTCACAACTTTCATCTTTTAAATAAATTTTTTCTACTCTCTTAACCTCTTTGATAGGCTTTTGCTCTACCTTTACGCTCATCTTTGAAATAGCTTCATTTTGACTTTCAATGACGCTATTTGCAGCTTTTAAGTTTTGCTTTGACGTGTTAAGATCAAGAGCAATGCTTTTTATCTCAAGGTTCTTTGCGTCGATGCTTGCATTTAAAAAATGTATTTTTAGTGCAAAACTACCAATACATAGCAAAAAAACGGCACCAAAAATGATGCAAATTTTGGTATTAAGCAAGTAACCCACTTAGCACCTTCTTTGCCCGGTTTGGCGTTTGTTTTGCCCAAAGGCTATCTAGTCCATTCTTATAGGCTGCCTCATATTCACCAGACTTTATTAAATTAAGAGTGGTAACAAACTTTCTCACGCCTGGCACGCCCATTTGATAACACATTTCTATTACCACGTCTTGGACATTTTTTGGCTTATCTTCTAGCCAAGGAAAAGCTTCACAAACGCTAGGTATGAGCTTAATAAGCTTCATCTCTAAAATCTGATCTGCTACCGCTTTACTCATAGGCTCAACCTTGCCGCCATTTAGAAAGAGTTCGTCTTTACTAAGAGATGAAACCTTAAAGCCATATCCGATAGTAGGATACCCACGAGTATCCTGATATATGTGGCTTTTAAAGCCTTCGTTTTCTTTTATATTTTCTTTTAAGCTCATAAATCTTCGTTCTCCTCATCCCTATAAATATCAACTTCTACTACAAAGCTATATTTAAAAAGGCTATCTTCAAAGCCATCAAATTTCATCTCGCTTATGGCATCTTCACCAAAGATCGCAGACTTTGCGATAAATCTTTGCCTTAACTCATCAAGCCTAGATAGAGCGCTAAAATTATCATCAACTAGTGAATGCGATGCAAAAATGATCCTAAAACTTGCACGATCCTTTTTCCACGCCACACTTTTTATGCCATCAAAAAGTAGATAAACTCCGCCCTGAGGGCTTGCCTTTGATATGCAAATAGCCTCAGGTGCTATCTGTTTTAAAGACTTGTAAATTTGGACTAGATCATTCATACGCACTCCAGCCTAATGAAACTGTTAAATGTTGGCTTGCTTTCAAGTGGGCTTGCTTTTATCTCGCTTATAGCTTTACTTAAAAGTAAACTATCCTCTTCGCTTAGAGCGATTTTTAGATATAGCTTTAAGCGAATGAGAGCAAAGTCCATCATCGCCCAGCTCTTTACTACTCGTCCATTGCACTCTTCGTAGGTTTCGTGAGTAGCTACATCAAGAGCCTCATCTGTGATCTCTTCTGGGTTGAAAAGTACCGATTTAGCTCTTTTTGAAAAAGCCTCTTTAAATTCAGCTCGTGCAATCATTTCTGCTTGTTTTTCTTGTCTGACTTTGTAGATGAACCAGGCTCATCTTCGAGATCATCTCCATCAGTTGGATCCTGTACTAAAGACGTGTCTAACTTTGCAGATGAACCAAGCTCATCTTTGGGATCATCTCCATCAGTTGGATCCTGTACTAAAGACATGTCTGACTTTGTATACGATAGCTCAGGTTCCACAGATGTCTCAGGCTTGTTTAGTGGCTCTATCATTAGAGCTTTTTCATAAGCCTCTGCTTTTTCTTGCTCTAAAGTTACGACCTCGCCAGTCCTTACAAAGCTGCCATCTATCGCACTATCTTTTAAAACTATAAATTCCATTAATTCTCCTTTTAAAGAGTTGCTATGCTGACCCATTTTTTGATTATGATCTCATAGTCCACACTTGCATCAAAGATGTATTTTAGTGCTCTCTCTTCTGGGTCATACCAACGGTTGCGATTTATATCAAGGCATACGCCAAGAACTAAATTTTTAAGCGGAGTAGCCATGTAAACGCCTTTTGGCATTAAAGGACTAACTTCAAGCTTTACACCAAGCACACGATCAGCATTGCCATTTATTAGGTAGGTTGGTGCATTTAACGCTGAAATTTCTTTGTTGTACTCCTGCATGTCAGCTGTGCTTATTAAGATTACACTATCAACTAAGGCGTCTGGGTTGATTGATTGGGCAAGTGCTGTTAAGCGTTTGCTTACACTATCATTTGCGACATAAGTAACTTTTGTGACGTCATTACTATCTTTTGCTGTTTGGATCCAGCCTTTATGTAGCGTCTCAAAGCTATTTGCATAAGTATCACTTGTACCACTAAAGCCAAGAAGTGCAAGATCATTACCGAAAATTGTTCCAAAAGAGTTAAATGTTTCACTCTCAAAATTTGGATTATTTTGGTTGTCTGCTAGTGTATCTTGAAGTACCCTTGCAAAAAGTTGCACACTTTTTGCTTCTAGCTTTACGCCTGCTTTTTTAAGCTGCGTTCTTTGTGCATCGCTTGGTTTTTCGCCACTTGCTACACGTACCAAAACGCCCCTCATAGCATCCCAGCCATCAAGCTCTTTAGTTAAGCGACTCATTTTGTCAACATGAATTTTTTGCAAAAATTCACTATTGTCTTTAATCACATTTATAAGACTAGTTGCTTGCTCTGGAGTTAAACTACCACTTAGTGTCGCACTAGTAGCATTCATGCTGCCTTTTGCAATATCTTTTAAACCAAGTCCCTCTAACATTAAAGTATTCCTCCTACTATTTTGTCATCTGTTTTCTCTATATTTTTGCTTTGTTTGCTATCTTTTGCGACATCCTCAAGCTCGCTTATACGCTTCTCAAAGCCAAGGAGCTTCTTGTTAAGCTCATCCATACCTTCAACAAGCGTCTTTTTTATCTCCTCTGCTTGTGAAATTTCTTTTGTTTCTTTTTCCACTTTGTCCTCTCCTTTTTTAGTTTTTTCAAATTTCTTTAGTAGCTCGTTAAAACCATTTGCTATGGCAGCAGCTATTGAAGTATCGTTTTTTTGTACCTCTTCACGCTTCGCAAATCCTGCCATTGAAAGTCCTGCGATCTCGCCACTTTTTATAAGTTCTTTTAGCTCGTCGCTTTCTATCTTGATACCAACTGCCCAGCTTCCCACCTTCTCGCTCTTAAAGAGAGCATCGTTTTCTCTTACTATCCAGCTCTCAGCCACGTATGCTTTGCCGTCTGGCTTAAAGTCATGCTCCTTGTCTATGTTTTGACCTTTAAGATCCTTCATAAAAGCATAGGCAGCCTTTTCAATCTCGGCCGCGTCCGTAAAATCCCCCTGAGTATCTACTTCATCTGGTGAATACACAATCCCATATACAACGCCTTTTTCTTCGTCAAATTTGGCGATGCTCACATCTTTTTCAAAGCTTGGCTCACTTGCGTCACTTTTATAAATGATGCTCTTTTTGTTTGCACCAGCTTTTACAAGAGATATGTGCGTGATACTTAGGTTAGTTAGTTTGTTTGCCATCTTTTTACCTCTTTCATTTTTAAGCCAAAAAGGCTCTTTGCTAGTGGGCATTTTATAAGAAAGGCTATTTTTAGAAATGCTAAATAATGGTCATTTGCTAATGTTTTAAAAAATTTTTCAGATAAATTTACCCCTAGCGTAGATTAAAGATTTATGGTCTTAGTCTTTGCTCAAATTTAGGTAATAATAAGGAGTGAGTGTGGAGAACAAATTTATTTTTAAGTCAGATACTCCGAGTTTGCAACTCTCGTCTGATGTGCAAAACGGTGATTATATAGAGCCTTTTATAAGTTTTAGTGATCTTTTAGAGCTTCACTATGCAAACGTATATCACCGCCGTGCCATAAAAATAAAAGCCAATATGCTCTCTCAGATAGAAATAGATGAGAGCGATCTGGCAAAGTTTTTACCTCAAAATGTAAGTGAGAAAGAGTTTTTATTTGAGTTTTGCTATAACCTAGAGCTTTTTGGCAATGCTCCTATTGAAAAAGCTGGAGCTAAGACAAACTATAAACTCTACAATATACCAGCTCATGAGTGGCGAACCAATAAAGATAAGCAAATGTTTCAGGTAGGCAAATCTGGTAAAAAGATAAAACTTGATGGATACTATCTTAAATTTTATTCTCCAAGCTCAAGATACTACGGCGAGCCAGACTATCTTGCAGCTATGTGTCAGATTTTGACAAATAGGCAAGCAGACATGTATAACTACTCATTTTTCCAAAATGGAGCAAGGCCTGATCTTGCTATCATTCATGAAAACTCAGAGCCTAGCGAAGAACAAATAGCAGCTTACAAAAAATTTTTTAGTGAAAACTATAAAGGAAGTGCTAATGCGCATAAAACACTCCTATGCTATACAAACTCGATTGGCGAAAAGGATGCAAAAATTCGTTTTGAAAAGCTATCAGAAGTACAAGATCTAAGCTTTAAAGCACTAAAGGAAGTAAGCCGTGATGAGATAGCAGCAGCTCATGGTATTCCGCCACGTCTGCTTGGTATCATTCAAAGTGCCCAGCTTGGCGGAAGTGGAGAGCTTATAGGCCAACTTCACCAGTTTAACGAGCTTGAGATAAAACCAAAAATAGAGCTAATAGAAGGTTTTTTTAGAAGCATCGGTATAAAAGTGGTATTAAGTGCTGTTGATGTAACAAATTTTAAAGACGATGGCGAGATAGTTACGCAGCTTGTTGAAAGAGGGATCATCTCAATTTCTGAAGCTAGAAGTATACTTGGCTGGCAAAAGAATATTGAGTAGGATAAAAATAGTGTTTAAAAACGTTTAAACCCCCTTTAAAAACGTTTAAATACTAAAAGGCAATACAAATGTATTTTAATAATATAAAAGGGCTTTAAATGGCTTATAATGAAGAGTTTAAAAAAGAGTGTATAAATTTATTAAAAAGTGGCGTGAGCTCAGTGCTAGTTTCAAAGCAAATGAACGTATCTCGCCCAACATTACAAAAGTGGTTAGAGCAGGCAAATGATGAATTTAGTCTTGATGATGGTGTAAAGGCACTAAAAAAGCAGGTTGAGTGTTTAAGCAAAAAGAAAAAGTTAGTCCCTGATGAGACGGCCCAGCTTGCTGATCTTATAGTGGCGTTAAATAAGATCGAGAGCAAAAGCAAAGCAGCCAAAGAGCAAAAAGCCTATGTTTTGCCACCAGTAAGCTTAGACAAAAGTGCCAAAATTTTAAGAGATGAGATAGTAAAAGATGGCGAACTGTTTGCTTATCAAAAAGAATTTTTGCAAAGCGATGCTCAGTTTCGTATCGTACTAAAATCGCGCCAGATAGGCTTTAGCTACGTGGCAGCAGCTGACGCACTTATAGGAGCAGTTGGCGGTAGAAACCAGCTATTTTTGTCCGCTTCAGAAGAACAAGCGCTAATCCTAATGAGATATTTAAAACTATGGTCTGATAGGTTTGGAGTGGCTTTAGCAAAAGATAGTGAGACTGAGATAAAGCTAGAAAATGGCGCTATTATAAAAGCTCTCGCTCACAACTTTCGTACAGTTCAAGGTTTTACTGGTGATATTTGGATGGATGAGTTTGCATGGTACCCAAACCCTAAGAAAATTTGGCACGCTTTTGTGCCAAGCATCGGTGCTGTTAAAGGTCGCTTAACAATACTTTCAACACCATTTGAAGAAAAGAGCCTTTTTCATGAGCTGTACTTTGACGAGCAAAAGTATAAGATGTTTAAGCGGTTCCATGTTGATATTTATAGAGCTATGGGAGATGGGCTAGAGTTTGACCTTGAAACCATGAAAGCACTCTTTGATGCTGATACATGGGCTAGTGCTTATGAATGCGTCTTTATAGATGATGAGAGCAGCCTACTGTCTATTACGCTTATCAAAAGCTGCATAGATGAAAAGCTTAGCTATTTTAGCCCAAACTCAAACACTCCGCTGCTTTGTGGGTATGATATAGGAAGAGTTAGCGACCGTTCAACACTTGCAAGTGTGATCAATAGCGATGATACATATACTCTTGCTATGCTTAATGTGCTTGCAAAAGCTAGCTTTAAAGAGCAAGAAGATGTCTTAAGCTCTCACCTGCGCTCCTACCCACTAGCAACCCTTGATATGGATAAAACCGGCATCGGTCTAAATTTAACAGAAACTATGCATGCTAAATTTAAAAGCAGGGTAAATGGAGTATATTTTACAGCTGGCACAAAGGAGCAAATGGCTCTAAATTTAAAGAAACTCTTTGAAGATAAAAAGATAAGCATACCAAACGATCCACTTTTAATCAGTGATCTTCACGCCATAAAACGCACAGCAGGAACAAAAAGCTTTAAGTATGATGCAAAAAGAAACGAGTATGGTCACGCAGATAGGTTTTGGGCATTAGCTTTAGCTTGTCGTAAGATAGAGGCTGTTGTAAAAAGAAAAGGCGGCGGAGCGGTGATATTATAAATAAAGGGGGGGGTGATAAAATCCAAGTAGAGCCAAAAGGCTCTACTCTTAGCAAGGCTCAATTATTTAAAATGTCTCCCAACATTTCAATTTGCAACAGTATAAAAATGCACTATTTTTAAGTATTTGTATATAATTTGTAAGTGCGTCCACTTTTAACCCTGTGAATGTCACCTAGTTCATTTGCAAAATAAAGCACATATCTCATTATCTCGATGTCATACTCTTTAAAATACTGATAGATTTGAGTTTGAAACATACCTTCATTTTTGGCTACTATACCAATGATTTTTTTAATGCAATCGTTATAGAGTGGATCTTTGTATGCAAAATAAATCATAATTTTTTTAAATTGGTCTTTTTCTTGTTGTGTGTGTCTATCTCCGACCATCTCGTAAGCTACTCTTTGTAAGGCAAAACGCATAGCATCAAACTCTCGCCTTTCATAATAATCTATAATTTCAATAGGTGTGTTATCTGGATATTCTTGTATAATTTCAGCTTCTAATACTTCGTCTTGTTTAATCGTTTGTATTTTATTGTTTACTTTTGTCAATTCTTGTTTCTTATGTTCTATTTCTTTTGGTTTATCCTTTAAATCTTGTTGCTTTGTTTTACATTGTAGTTCTATCTCTATATATTTTTTAGCCAATTTATTGGCTTCTTGATGTTTTAGTTTTTCTCTTTTATCTTTTATAAGCTCTTTTATCGCTTTTTTATCAAGCATTTTTGATTTAAAAGCTTGTAAAATTTGGATTATTTCTGATTGTGGATATTTTTCAAGTTCAAGCTCAATTATAATCTTAAGTTCATCTGATGTAGGCTTATAGCCTAAGATTTTACTCCATTTTTTTAAATCCCGATGATTTAATATCATAAAAACAACCAAAGCAAGTATAAAAATAGCAATAAACCAATGCATTTTTAGCCTTTTTTATGAAATTATATCACTTAATGTTATTAATGGAACTTGTTATAAATTTTACTGTCTCATCTCCTATATCCTTAGCTAATTGCTCTTTTGCCTTTACAAAGCTAGCGCTACTTATATACTCGCTAAAAGCTTTCTCGATATATGGGTTTGCCTTTGTGCCAGGGTGATTTACACTTTTGCCAAAAATTTGACCGCTCTTTTTGTTTGCAAGAGCCTTCATCTTTTTTGGCTTTATAACATGTGGCCTTGTACCAAAATATACAAATTTAGCATAAGGTGCAAGCTTTGTATTTCCCACACTTATGCTAAAACTATCTATCTTCTCGTCAAAAACTTGTATATCTTTTTTAAGATTACCAGTTTTATATGGCGCTAATTGCTTCGCTCTATATCTTACCCCTGAGCCTATGCGAAATAAAAACCTTTTTAAAGCACTATTAAAATTCATTAAAACCTACTAAGCTCTTTTTTTGGCTACATACTCTAAGCACGAGCACAAATCTCCGCTAAATTTTTCACCACTATCAAAGAAAAAATCATGCTCGCTTCCATTATCTATTGCAGTCTTTACATACTCTATAAAGCTAGCAAGATCGCCTACGCATGAACATACATCAGCACTTTTATCCTTTAGGCTTTTATCACTTGTTATAATAAGTTCTATGCCGCTATCAAAAACAAAATATTTCATATCTGCCACCATCTCTTTATGACTTCGATTTTATCCTTTTTGGCATAATTTTCAAAGTATTTTTTTAATGCTTGATTGTCTTTTGTAGGAAATATAGTGTCTATTTTATCACCATCAAAAATTATAATATAGCCATTTTGTGTTTTTGCTATTGATTTTTGCTCAACATTTGTATGTGGAGCTATATGTGTGATAGAGTTAAGTGCTGAGACTATCTTTGCTGCTGATGTACGTTGCAGCAAATTTGCACTATGCTTTTTATCATTTGCGTTTACAAAAGTCAGCACCCTCTCCACGCCCATTTTATCTATGTGTCTTATGATCTCGTCTTTGCCCGGTGCTTCGCTGGCTCTCATTGTCACGCCATCATTTTCATATTCATCAACCCATGCCGGCACGATCTCTGTTCTACACCTAAAATGATATGGCGGCATGCCAAAGTTACTATCCATCTTATCGCTTCTACCATTATATGGTGCTTTTGCCCATGTAGCTGCTGCCTTTTTGCTGGCCATATCTTTTGCATTCATGATATTATCGCACTGTCTTTCTATGTGCTCTGCTGGTATGAGCCTACCATTCATCGATCTACATATAGCGCTTGTTCTACTATCCATCACAGCTACTACTTTATAGTATTTTACGCCGTATTTCCTAGCCTGATTTACTGTTGATATGTTTTGATTTTGGCTGATGATATGATCACTCACTCCCTCAAAGTATCTTACGCTTTGCTTTAGCTCACTTGCAAATTCGTCTTTTAGTCTCTGTGCTAGTTCGCTTCTTGCTACCTCGCCACGAAAAGCACTCTCAATGATATCTTTTAGCCTATCACTAAAGTCTTTGTTAAACTCTTTGCCAACCCAATAGAAGTTATTTCTCATAGCGTTTATAGCCCTTATGTCTATCTCATCAAAGACTATATTTACGGCTATATTTTTACCTGCAAGCACGGCGTAAATTTCTTCAAGATTATTTGGATTTATACTTAGTCCCATTGATGAAATTTTAGAATTTACAAGCTCTTTTAACACCTTTTTATCAATGTTATAATTCTCATTTATAAATATAAGTAAATTTGCAAGCTGTGCCTCTAGCTCCTTTTTAGCTAGCTTCGCATTTTGTTTTATAAACTCATCTACTAGCTCGCTAACGCTCTTGTTTTTGTCAAATTTAGCCTTTAAAAGTGTTCTTAGAAGTAGCTCGTTATTCATTTTTTATACCCTTAAGATCGCCAAGCTCTTTAGTAGCCTTAGCATACTCTTGCCAGTACGGATCACAAAAAAGTGCTTCGATACTCACAAAGCTTCTTTTACACTTATCACAAACTCTATAACGCTTGTTTTGCAAGCCTTTCATAGTATTTAAAACCTTAGTCTTTTCAAAACCGCAGTAAGGACAAAACATAAAAATCCTTTTTATATATTTTTAAAAAATATTAGCTTTTTTTAGGATTTTTTTCACATTTTATAACGGCACTTAGTCCAGTAATGATCTTTGTAGCTTGGCTTGAGTTTAGTAAGGCTATGTTTGTCACAAGTGCTCCGATCTGGCGGTAGTAAAATCTCCTAGCACTATTTTCATCCCAGCCAAGAACGTCTATCAAAACCTCTATCTTTTTAAGCTGCTTCTGCGTGATAGCGCCTTTTTTGAAAATGCGCCTACCTTTAATGTCTGGCTCAAAGCCTAGCCTATCATCTACCCTCTCTTGTAATATATCAAGAGCCAAATTTAGCTCGCTTATGCTAAGTTCCTTGCTGCTCTCTACACCAAAGCGAAGCATTAGCCATTCTTGCCAAGCTCCATTTTCTACGATCTGCTTGTAAAGTGGGTTTATATGGATGAGTGTTAAAAGTCTCTTTCTATACTCACTTTGGTTCATATTAGCCCCCTTATATCAAGCTCACGTCTTGCAAATTTTTCGCTCACTCCAGCACATCTTGCAAGCTTAGCTACATTTAGTCTGCCATTTTTAAATTTATAAAAATCCTCATCGTAACCAAGTGCATTTTTCAGCCTAAAAAGTGCATTTTCATGTCTTTTAATGGCTAAATTTCTTAGGTGTTCTCTTTGCTTAAAGCTCATCTCTTGCCCTTATTGCTTCTCTTAATTGATCAAAGAGGTTGGCTAGATCTTTATCCATCTGCTTTTTAGGCTCTTTTTGTGCCAGCTTTGCGATTACGTCGGTGAAGTAAATTCCATTTTGCTTTATCTCTTTGGCGTGGATCTTCCAAAACTCACGTAAATTTGCCTTTATAGGCTCTAAATTGTTGTTAAAATACGTCTGATCATTTGGTGAAACAAAGTAAAAGATCAATGTTTGATACTCTATGCTTGCCCCTTTTAGTGAATACTTTAGGCAGCTATCTTTTAATGCATATTCACTCATCTCTTTTAAAAGTTTCATTTAATATCCCTTTATATTTTAGGCTTTCTCTTTTAGCTCTGGCTCAAGCATGCTAAGCCAATACGCATCGAGCTTTTGGTTAAACTCAGCTATCACTTCATCTCTAGGGCGCAAGCACTTAAATTCTTTTATCTGTGCTTCTTTGTTGGCTGTATGAAAATTAGCTACCGCTTCTTCAAAAGTCAAAAATAGTTCCTTTGTTTTTAAGCCTTAATCAAGCCCTAAAATTTAGGGCTTTGTTAAAGCTTAGAGCATGCTAACAGCTGGTGCTTTCTCCTTTATCTCTAAGCACTCTTTTAAGCCATCATCATTTAATGCAAGCTCCTTTAGTTTCTTTTCAGGCTTATAGACGCACTCAGTTTTTACAAGTAGATCAAATTTGTCTGCAAGCAAATTTCTAAGCATCTCTTCATCACTTACTTTTACATCCCAGCCAAAACTAACTTTTACGCCGTTTTCTTCGCCTACAAAGCTTATGGTGGTAGCCTCATTCTCGCATAGTGCATCCCTAGCAAAACAAACAATGACATCTTTATGCTCCTTTAGCTTCTCGTTAAGGGCGTCTATTTGCATCTTTATCTCGCAAAAATCCTCTACCGCGCGAGTTAGTTTTTTGTCGCTTATTTCGTTCTCACTTTTGCCTATTTTTACTCTCATTTTTCTCTCCTTTCTTAGATTTTTTAGCCCTTTTAGGATTTTGTGCTAGTTTTTTGTCTAAACTCGCCATCTCTTCTCCTTTAAATTTCTAACTCACTTATGCCAAGCTCTCTTGCATATTCTCTTTCCATATCCATGCCTTTTGAAAACTCACTAGCTGGATGCTTTGAAAAATATACATAAGAGCAGTGGCTAAGCATTTCAAGTCCAGCCTTTAGCACCTCGTCTCTTTGCTCCTCGCTAAACACACCACTAAATGCAAGCACAGGGCTAAGCGGTATATATCCAGCTTCTTTTACCTTTCTGCACTCTTCTTTAGCTACCATGCAAGCCATAAAATCAGCATTTACCTTACCGCTTTTAAAGGCAGCATAAGGGCTAGCAACATATACAAGTCTCATTGTCTCTTTCAAGCTCTTCTCCTTTCTTTTTGCATGCTTGTCTGGCTTTGCATAGCTTCGTTGTGATTTCGCTTGCCGCACTGCGTCGGACAAAACGTCCGTCTCATTTGCAAACCAATAAGGGCTAGCAACATATGCAAGTCTCATTGTCTCTTTCATCTATCTCCTTTGTAAAATTTTGACTTAAAAAAGCCCTCTATTAAGGGCTTTGTAAAATCAAATACTTAAAGTATCAACTACAAAATCGCTATCTTTCACATAGATATATAAGCCTCTTACTTCGTAAAATTTCTTTGAGTAAGATGCAAACATTCCCTTTATCATGGCTCTCTCCTTATGCTTTTATGCCTTGATATATCTCATCGCTATCGCTTTTTGCCTTATGCTCTTCAAGCAAAGCCATAAGCTCTCTTATCTCTTGCCATTTTTTGAAATTTCTTGGGTGAGATAGCTTTAAAAGTGCGCCTTTTTCTATTCTACGCACTTGCTCTACGCTTAGATTTAGCACCAAAGCTATCTCTTTTAGTGTCATTTTTCTATCCCAAGATAACCATGTCAATCGCCGTAGCAACGACACTCTCATCAACAAGGCATCCATTTAGCTCAGCTAGCCTCAAAGCCTTTTTATATAGCTTTGCACTGCTTCTAAAGTTACCTTTGCAGTAGGCAAATATCTCTTTTGTATAGATCTTCTCACACTCATCTTTGCTAAGCCCTTGCATGCACCATTTGCCACAAATTCGGCTAAAAAGCTGTCTTAGCTCCTTGTTTTTACCCATTAGATTTTTTAGTAGTATCTCTGTGCCACAAAGTATTAGCGGAGTGCGTGAGAAGTCATAAATTCTTCTTAGATCTTCAAGAGCCTTTAGCGGTAGATGCTCCGCCTCATCTACCATTATCACCTTATCGCTACTCTTTAAAAACCTTGCTACCGCCTTTAGCTTTGTGCTTAGCCCACCACTAGCATCGATCTTTAAAGCCTCGCATAGATCTTCAAGCAAAACCTTAGCGCTCGTGTGACAAGTTGCCTCTATCAAAACCACATTTGGATTATTCTTGGCAAATTCTTTCAAAACTGTTGTCTTGCCACTTCCAGCAAAGCCATATATTAGCCCTATCTCTTTTTCGGCTATCGCCTCACTTATGATGAAATTTGCCATCTTTACATCGCTAGTTACGTAAAACTCATTTTCTTTTGCGTTTGCGTGAAAATTCTTAGCTTTTTTGTTAAAATTATCGATGTAAGCATTGATTTTTGCATTTACTGCATCGCTATCGCCCTTATAACTTCCGGCACGAAGTTGGCTTATTAGCGATGCACTCACTCCTATTGCACGTGCAAGTGCTGATGCACTTATGTTGTTACTAGATAAAAATTCATCTAGCTTTTTTATACTTTCACTCATTACTACTCCTTTTAGTTAGTTTCATTGACTATTTCTTGCCAACTTTTTATCTTTTTCTCTTTTTTTACATCACTGCCAGCTACAGCCAAAAGCTCATCATCAAAAGCTCTATTTTTAGTCAGTGATCGGCTGCTTTTTTGAGCTGCTTCGATCTCTTTGCTCTCATTATTTACGCCCTTTAGCTCAGGCTTTAGCGCTCTTTTGGCTTCAAGGCCCATGACCATTTGTTTAAACTCTTCTTGGCTCTTATCTCTTGCCTCGCTAGCATCAGCTTTTATATCACGCAAGCGTTTGCTAAAGAGCTTTCTAGCTGCTTTTGCTTCCTCAACACTTACGCCCTCATTCATATCAAGAACATTTGCCACGCCTATAAATTTCTTGTCATCTTCATCCCAGACAAAACACTCATTTATGTTGTCTATGTTTTCTCGGATGGTAACTCGCTCATACCCAAACATCTGAGCGTTATAAAA
This window harbors:
- a CDS encoding glycoside hydrolase family protein, coding for MSLKENIKENEGFKSHIYQDTRGYPTIGYGFKVSSLSKDELFLNGGKVEPMSKAVADQILEMKLIKLIPSVCEAFPWLEDKPKNVQDVVIEMCYQMGVPGVRKFVTTLNLIKSGEYEAAYKNGLDSLWAKQTPNRAKKVLSGLLA
- a CDS encoding P2 family phage major capsid protein; amino-acid sequence: MLEGLGLKDIAKGSMNATSATLSGSLTPEQATSLINVIKDNSEFLQKIHVDKMSRLTKELDGWDAMRGVLVRVASGEKPSDAQRTQLKKAGVKLEAKSVQLFARVLQDTLADNQNNPNFESETFNSFGTIFGNDLALLGFSGTSDTYANSFETLHKGWIQTAKDSNDVTKVTYVANDSVSKRLTALAQSINPDALVDSVILISTADMQEYNKEISALNAPTYLINGNADRVLGVKLEVSPLMPKGVYMATPLKNLVLGVCLDINRNRWYDPEERALKYIFDASVDYEIIIKKWVSIATL
- a CDS encoding XkdF-like putative serine protease domain-containing protein, with product MANKLTNLSITHISLVKAGANKKSIIYKSDASEPSFEKDVSIAKFDEEKGVVYGIVYSPDEVDTQGDFTDAAEIEKAAYAFMKDLKGQNIDKEHDFKPDGKAYVAESWIVRENDALFKSEKVGSWAVGIKIESDELKELIKSGEIAGLSMAGFAKREEVQKNDTSIAAAIANGFNELLKKFEKTKKGEDKVEKETKEISQAEEIKKTLVEGMDELNKKLLGFEKRISELEDVAKDSKQSKNIEKTDDKIVGGIL
- a CDS encoding phage portal protein, encoding MENKFIFKSDTPSLQLSSDVQNGDYIEPFISFSDLLELHYANVYHRRAIKIKANMLSQIEIDESDLAKFLPQNVSEKEFLFEFCYNLELFGNAPIEKAGAKTNYKLYNIPAHEWRTNKDKQMFQVGKSGKKIKLDGYYLKFYSPSSRYYGEPDYLAAMCQILTNRQADMYNYSFFQNGARPDLAIIHENSEPSEEQIAAYKKFFSENYKGSANAHKTLLCYTNSIGEKDAKIRFEKLSEVQDLSFKALKEVSRDEIAAAHGIPPRLLGIIQSAQLGGSGELIGQLHQFNELEIKPKIELIEGFFRSIGIKVVLSAVDVTNFKDDGEIVTQLVERGIISISEARSILGWQKNIE
- a CDS encoding terminase large subunit domain-containing protein; protein product: MAYNEEFKKECINLLKSGVSSVLVSKQMNVSRPTLQKWLEQANDEFSLDDGVKALKKQVECLSKKKKLVPDETAQLADLIVALNKIESKSKAAKEQKAYVLPPVSLDKSAKILRDEIVKDGELFAYQKEFLQSDAQFRIVLKSRQIGFSYVAAADALIGAVGGRNQLFLSASEEQALILMRYLKLWSDRFGVALAKDSETEIKLENGAIIKALAHNFRTVQGFTGDIWMDEFAWYPNPKKIWHAFVPSIGAVKGRLTILSTPFEEKSLFHELYFDEQKYKMFKRFHVDIYRAMGDGLEFDLETMKALFDADTWASAYECVFIDDESSLLSITLIKSCIDEKLSYFSPNSNTPLLCGYDIGRVSDRSTLASVINSDDTYTLAMLNVLAKASFKEQEDVLSSHLRSYPLATLDMDKTGIGLNLTETMHAKFKSRVNGVYFTAGTKEQMALNLKKLFEDKKISIPNDPLLISDLHAIKRTAGTKSFKYDAKRNEYGHADRFWALALACRKIEAVVKRKGGGAVIL
- a CDS encoding HK97 gp10 family phage protein — translated: MNFNSALKRFLFRIGSGVRYRAKQLAPYKTGNLKKDIQVFDEKIDSFSISVGNTKLAPYAKFVYFGTRPHVIKPKKMKALANKKSGQIFGKSVNHPGTKANPYIEKAFSEYISSASFVKAKEQLAKDIGDETVKFITSSINNIK
- a CDS encoding phage protein GemA/Gp16 family protein; translation: MNQSEYRKRLLTLIHINPLYKQIVENGAWQEWLMLRFGVESSKELSISELNLALDILQERVDDRLGFEPDIKGRRIFKKGAITQKQLKKIEVLIDVLGWDENSARRFYYRQIGALVTNIALLNSSQATKIITGLSAVIKCEKNPKKS